A single genomic interval of bacterium harbors:
- a CDS encoding glycerol-3-phosphate dehydrogenase/oxidase: MELPDIPTQWDLLVIGGGITGAGVLAEASRMGLKTLLCEERDFAWGTSSRSSKLVHGGLRYLREGRFRLTHHSVINRQRLLAEAPGLVTPIFFLMPIRKDIGPGKRATGLGLYIYDLMAGRRAHSYLEKEDFALLAPGLDSRALRGGFLFQDAQTDDARLVLRLIFEAVERGALALNYTRVLSLLRRSSGMVSGACLQDTLTGETKEVLAKVVINATGPRSESFHKSPDPRLRIRALRGSHLVFPHWSLPVQSAITLIHPEDLRPLFIFPWEGVLVAGTTDVDHLEDLSQEPSMSAQEANYILECLRFHFPSWEGGLQDTLCAYAGVRAVISRDPGRPPSAESREHVIWKDRGLVTVTGGKLTTFRLLAREALHAAARELGLAGKVELSSPAYEPVPPLHGAGLRVSPRVWIRLLGRYGKKAIQILEKSPSEQLEPVPGTSILWAELAHAACSESIKHLEDLLLRRVRLGLLAPRGAHEHLERIQQVCSSALDWDGPRWEKEKAAYLDTLSRFYTVPRPHGDLH, translated from the coding sequence TTGGAACTTCCTGATATCCCCACACAATGGGATCTTCTGGTCATCGGGGGCGGGATCACCGGGGCTGGTGTCCTGGCAGAAGCCAGCCGCATGGGTCTTAAAACATTGCTTTGCGAGGAGAGAGACTTTGCCTGGGGAACCTCCAGCCGCTCTTCCAAGCTGGTCCACGGAGGGCTTCGGTATCTCCGGGAGGGCAGGTTTCGCCTCACACATCACTCTGTGATAAACCGCCAGAGGCTTCTGGCCGAAGCCCCTGGGCTTGTTACTCCCATCTTTTTCCTCATGCCAATCCGCAAGGACATAGGACCTGGCAAGAGGGCAACAGGTCTGGGACTTTACATTTATGATCTGATGGCAGGAAGAAGGGCCCACTCTTACCTGGAAAAGGAGGACTTTGCTCTTTTGGCCCCTGGCCTGGACAGTAGAGCCTTACGTGGGGGCTTTCTTTTCCAGGACGCTCAGACCGATGATGCCCGCCTCGTGTTGCGCCTCATCTTCGAGGCAGTGGAAAGAGGAGCCCTGGCCCTCAACTATACCAGGGTCCTGAGCCTCTTGCGGCGAAGCTCGGGCATGGTCTCGGGAGCCTGTCTTCAAGACACCCTCACAGGAGAAACCAAAGAGGTCCTGGCCAAGGTGGTGATCAACGCCACAGGCCCCAGGTCTGAAAGCTTCCATAAGTCTCCTGACCCCAGGCTCAGAATTCGCGCCCTTAGGGGGAGCCACCTGGTCTTCCCTCACTGGAGCCTGCCCGTGCAGTCGGCCATAACCCTTATCCACCCCGAAGACCTGAGGCCTCTTTTCATCTTCCCTTGGGAGGGAGTCCTGGTGGCCGGGACAACGGACGTGGATCATCTGGAGGATCTTTCACAGGAGCCGTCCATGAGCGCCCAAGAGGCAAACTACATCTTGGAGTGCCTCAGATTCCACTTCCCCTCCTGGGAAGGAGGGCTACAAGATACCCTCTGTGCATATGCTGGGGTTAGGGCCGTTATCAGCAGGGATCCTGGCAGGCCCCCCTCGGCAGAATCCAGGGAACATGTGATCTGGAAAGACAGGGGGCTGGTCACTGTTACCGGAGGCAAGCTCACCACTTTCAGACTCTTAGCCAGAGAAGCCCTACATGCAGCCGCCAGGGAACTAGGTCTTGCTGGAAAGGTGGAGCTTTCTTCTCCTGCATATGAGCCTGTACCCCCATTGCATGGAGCTGGCTTGCGTGTCTCTCCAAGAGTCTGGATTAGGCTTTTGGGAAGGTACGGCAAGAAGGCAATCCAAATCTTGGAGAAATCCCCTTCAGAACAATTGGAACCTGTGCCCGGCACAAGTATACTTTGGGCGGAGCTGGCCCACGCAGCCTGCTCAGAGAGCATAAAGCACCTGGAAGATCTCTTGCTCAGGAGGGTAAGGCTTGGCCTCCTGGCTCCCCGAGGAGCTCATGAGCACCTGGAGCGCATACAGCAGGTCTGCTCCTCGGCCCTGGACTGGGATGGCCCCAGATGGGAGAAGGAGAAGGCCGCATACCTGGATACGCTGAGCAGGTTCTATACAGTTCCCAGGCCCCATGGGGATTTGCATTGA
- a CDS encoding alpha-D-ribose 1-methylphosphonate 5-triphosphate diphosphatase, whose translation MSTFLWGGPLFDGQRLYQQGAILFDEHQIHTLGDSEDSPNRSWTPIHVDGALIAPALVDLHCDVLEKCIEMRPGVYFDPEFALQALDRRLAAAGIGTFFHGISFVDNDRGLRSPEKAVELIETIKRFAQSGKATVHHLVHARYEVGSQRAAQVLMELLDEGAVDMASIMDHTPGQGQFRSFEAYHRYYSGTYKLSRKDTLAMAREKRKMRAEGWRQVRQLTKRIIDKGIPLLSHDDDTVEKVRFVADLGVKGCEFPISMEAAREAKARSMAVLVGAPNVLRGTSSNGHLSARSAVTEGIVDALVSDYYPESLVQAPFLLAQHLGGDVEDYLTKVTGGPSRILGPSHQCGQLRPGLPADFVVLRVQGPWVQVIQLWINGRKVYQGADPVSTGLSLINPKRPPLKKISLA comes from the coding sequence ATGAGTACATTCCTTTGGGGTGGTCCTCTTTTTGACGGACAAAGACTTTATCAGCAAGGAGCCATCCTTTTTGACGAGCACCAGATCCATACTTTGGGTGATTCCGAGGATTCCCCCAACCGTTCATGGACACCCATTCATGTGGACGGGGCCCTCATAGCGCCTGCCCTGGTGGACTTGCACTGTGACGTTTTGGAGAAGTGCATTGAGATGCGCCCAGGGGTTTACTTTGACCCAGAGTTCGCCCTCCAAGCCCTGGACAGGAGGTTAGCTGCAGCCGGTATCGGAACTTTTTTCCACGGAATAAGTTTTGTGGACAATGACCGGGGGCTGAGATCCCCTGAGAAGGCTGTGGAGCTCATTGAAACCATTAAGAGGTTTGCCCAATCAGGAAAAGCCACGGTTCATCATCTGGTCCATGCCCGCTATGAAGTTGGATCCCAAAGGGCTGCTCAAGTTCTCATGGAACTGCTGGATGAGGGGGCCGTGGATATGGCCTCCATCATGGATCACACACCGGGTCAAGGCCAGTTCCGATCTTTTGAAGCCTATCACCGCTATTACTCGGGAACATATAAGCTTTCCCGCAAAGACACCCTCGCCATGGCCAGGGAAAAAAGGAAAATGCGCGCCGAGGGGTGGCGGCAGGTCAGGCAGCTGACCAAACGAATCATAGATAAAGGAATACCACTTCTGAGCCATGACGACGACACCGTTGAAAAAGTGAGATTTGTGGCAGACCTGGGGGTCAAAGGATGTGAGTTCCCCATCAGTATGGAGGCGGCCAGAGAGGCCAAAGCCAGATCCATGGCCGTGCTTGTGGGAGCACCCAACGTGCTTCGGGGAACTTCTTCCAACGGTCACCTCAGCGCCCGCTCGGCAGTAACAGAAGGTATCGTAGATGCTTTAGTCAGTGACTACTACCCAGAGAGCCTTGTCCAGGCGCCCTTTCTGCTTGCGCAACACCTGGGAGGCGATGTGGAAGACTATCTAACCAAAGTCACGGGAGGGCCCTCTCGAATCCTGGGTCCTTCTCATCAGTGTGGTCAACTGAGACCCGGTCTGCCCGCAGATTTTGTGGTTCTTCGGGTCCAAGGTCCTTGGGTGCAGGTGATTCAGTTGTGGATCAATGGGCGAAAAGTGTACCAAGGCGCCGATCCTGTATCCACTGGATTGAGCCTCATTAACCCCAAGAGGCCCCCTTTAAAAAAAATATCGTTGGCCTAA
- a CDS encoding nucleotidyltransferase domain-containing protein, with protein MEQSDPAMGSSLGITTEKTNYPRDIERLRETLSRLKNQGKILMALVHGTLANRTTHPRWDLHLAIYMNAQDQMQELSILEEILRNSARDVFILRLDDEKQPPMLVREALRGIHLVEPDQATLSRLTESVEKACRGILFPRDIKNSSKLSKS; from the coding sequence TTGGAGCAAAGTGATCCGGCCATGGGGAGCTCATTGGGCATCACTACTGAAAAAACCAATTATCCGCGAGACATCGAGAGGTTAAGGGAAACCCTCAGCCGCCTTAAAAACCAAGGCAAGATTCTCATGGCTCTTGTGCACGGAACTTTGGCCAACCGCACCACCCATCCCCGTTGGGACCTTCACCTGGCTATTTACATGAACGCCCAGGATCAAATGCAGGAGCTTTCTATTCTGGAGGAGATTCTGCGAAACTCAGCAAGGGATGTGTTCATACTGAGGCTAGACGATGAAAAGCAACCCCCCATGCTGGTGCGCGAGGCCCTTCGTGGAATACACTTGGTAGAACCAGATCAGGCCACATTGTCCAGATTGACCGAGAGTGTGGAAAAGGCCTGTCGAGGAATCCTTTTCCCAAGAGATATCAAGAATTCTTCTAAACTTTCGAAGAGTTAG
- a CDS encoding cation:proton antiporter, translating to MLGWNKEDSIVEHVFSIAALWLGLAVISAIVAYHLRVSIALVEICVGVVAAAVAGFLGKPDILGSDLEWLRFLAASGAVLLTFLAGAELEPEVIRKKLKEVTVVGAVGFLAPFLGCTAVARYLLGWDLHASLLCGVALSTTSMAVVYAVMLETGLNRTAYGKGILGACFVNDLGTVIALGLLFAPFTYKTLIFIAVTLFILAILPLTSRWLTSVYAYGTAAIRTKWVILVLFGLGALALWSGSEAVLPAYIAGMVLAEFSNGDTFWIRRLRTLTVGFLTPFYFIRAGTFVSLPALFSAPVVFLLLLGGKVISKIFGLYPIIGKFCNRRDERWYYTLLMSTGLTFGTISALYGFSHKIVTQDQYSFLVAVVIASAVIPTLIAGIAFLPRHLLPKLEEPARKPREEDGLSEEG from the coding sequence ATGCTTGGTTGGAACAAGGAGGACTCCATCGTGGAACATGTTTTCTCCATTGCTGCCCTGTGGCTTGGATTGGCCGTTATATCTGCTATTGTTGCCTACCACCTGCGGGTGTCCATCGCCCTTGTTGAGATCTGTGTTGGGGTTGTGGCTGCAGCCGTCGCAGGGTTCCTGGGCAAGCCGGACATTTTAGGCTCAGATCTGGAATGGCTTCGGTTCCTGGCGGCATCAGGAGCCGTACTGCTGACCTTTTTGGCCGGGGCTGAACTAGAGCCGGAGGTGATTCGGAAGAAACTTAAGGAAGTCACTGTAGTCGGTGCAGTAGGTTTTCTGGCTCCGTTTTTGGGCTGCACAGCCGTTGCACGTTACCTTTTGGGATGGGATCTTCATGCCAGTCTTCTCTGCGGTGTTGCTCTTTCAACTACCTCCATGGCGGTTGTTTATGCGGTCATGCTGGAGACAGGCCTCAACAGGACGGCCTATGGAAAAGGTATTCTGGGAGCCTGCTTTGTCAATGATCTGGGCACAGTGATCGCCCTGGGTCTGTTGTTTGCACCTTTCACGTATAAGACCCTCATTTTTATTGCTGTTACGCTTTTTATCTTGGCCATTCTACCCTTGACCAGCAGGTGGCTGACCAGCGTTTATGCATATGGGACTGCTGCCATAAGAACCAAATGGGTGATTCTTGTGCTGTTTGGTCTGGGCGCATTGGCGCTTTGGTCTGGAAGCGAGGCGGTTCTTCCCGCCTATATCGCGGGCATGGTCTTGGCGGAATTTTCAAACGGTGACACCTTCTGGATCCGGCGTCTGCGGACTTTGACAGTTGGATTTCTCACCCCGTTTTACTTCATTCGGGCAGGAACCTTTGTTTCTCTGCCGGCCCTCTTTTCTGCTCCTGTTGTGTTCCTGCTCTTGTTGGGTGGTAAGGTGATATCCAAAATATTCGGGCTCTACCCAATCATCGGAAAGTTCTGCAACAGGCGTGATGAAAGATGGTATTACACGTTGTTGATGTCAACTGGGCTCACCTTTGGAACCATCTCAGCCCTCTATGGGTTTTCCCACAAGATAGTAACCCAGGATCAGTATTCCTTTCTGGTTGCCGTGGTCATAGCAAGTGCCGTGATCCCCACTTTGATAGCAGGTATAGCTTTTCTGCCTCGCCATCTATTACCAAAGCTTGAGGAACCCGCAAGAAAACCACGAGAGGAAGATGGCTTGAGCGAGGAAGGTTAA
- a CDS encoding FAD-binding oxidoreductase, with protein sequence MKRWNGWGDQGIEMKLPAPAKAMLAETLGAGSPQKSISRKALLAKVPESRLQDPIACMSLEPGQRLDHSHGQSFPDWVGMRMGSLRSFPDAVALPENEAQMSEVMELIQARDLVAIPYGGGTSVVGHLNVPESARPVLSVSLERMRRMLELDTFSRLAAFEAGITGAEIEAALRPRGFTLGHYPQSFEYSTLGGWVATRSSGQQSLFFGRIEELFAGGKVLTPQGCLELQPFPASAAGPDLRQLFLGSEGRMGILTHAWVRIRVLPHRDQLYGLFFPSWEEAVHCARELAGAALPLSMIRMSNPMETRVSLLLAGHQSHMWLLDRYLALRRLERQSRCMGLVGLMGDEDVVRAGKNVALKIIKKHGGLCLGQTMGKTWKRNRFLAPYLRNTLWDLGYGVDTLETAFTWDRVTAAAEAVEQAIREALAPFGEKVLVFSHLSHVYNTGSSLYTTLLFRLTDSPQENLQRWKSMKEAASLAILKEGGTISHQHGVGMDHREYLEAEKGSLGIQILRRVFSGLDPQERFNPGKLLG encoded by the coding sequence ATGAAGCGCTGGAACGGTTGGGGTGACCAAGGCATTGAGATGAAGCTTCCCGCCCCAGCCAAGGCCATGCTTGCGGAAACCCTGGGAGCAGGCTCCCCTCAGAAGAGTATCTCCAGGAAAGCGCTTCTGGCCAAAGTCCCTGAATCCCGCCTGCAAGATCCCATTGCCTGCATGAGTCTGGAGCCCGGACAAAGGCTGGATCATTCCCATGGCCAGAGCTTCCCTGACTGGGTTGGGATGCGTATGGGAAGTCTGAGATCTTTCCCTGACGCAGTGGCCTTGCCTGAAAACGAGGCCCAGATGTCAGAGGTCATGGAGCTGATCCAGGCCAGGGATCTAGTGGCCATACCTTACGGAGGGGGCACCAGCGTGGTGGGTCATCTGAATGTGCCCGAGTCAGCAAGACCGGTTCTTTCCGTGTCCCTGGAGCGCATGCGCAGAATGCTGGAGCTGGATACATTTTCCCGCCTGGCCGCATTCGAGGCCGGCATCACAGGAGCGGAAATAGAGGCAGCCCTCAGACCAAGGGGTTTCACCCTAGGACATTATCCCCAGTCTTTCGAATACTCGACCCTGGGAGGTTGGGTGGCCACCCGATCCAGCGGACAGCAGTCTTTGTTTTTCGGGCGCATAGAAGAGTTGTTCGCAGGGGGAAAGGTGCTCACCCCCCAGGGCTGCCTGGAGTTACAGCCTTTCCCGGCTTCTGCTGCCGGACCGGATCTCAGGCAGCTTTTCCTTGGATCCGAAGGAAGGATGGGCATCTTGACCCATGCCTGGGTACGCATCAGAGTTCTACCCCATCGGGACCAACTTTACGGGCTTTTCTTTCCCAGCTGGGAAGAAGCCGTGCATTGCGCCAGGGAGCTTGCAGGGGCTGCCCTGCCTCTTTCCATGATCCGCATGAGCAACCCCATGGAGACCCGGGTAAGCCTTCTTCTGGCTGGCCATCAAAGCCACATGTGGCTTCTTGACCGCTACCTGGCTCTTAGAAGACTTGAAAGGCAAAGCCGCTGCATGGGATTGGTGGGACTCATGGGAGATGAGGATGTTGTAAGAGCTGGCAAGAATGTTGCCTTGAAAATCATCAAGAAACATGGTGGGCTTTGCCTGGGCCAGACCATGGGAAAGACCTGGAAAAGAAATCGTTTTCTGGCACCATATCTTCGTAACACCCTTTGGGATCTGGGCTACGGGGTGGACACCCTAGAGACAGCCTTCACCTGGGACCGAGTAACAGCCGCAGCAGAGGCTGTGGAGCAAGCCATCAGGGAGGCCCTTGCACCATTTGGGGAAAAGGTCCTGGTTTTCTCCCACCTCTCCCACGTGTACAACACGGGATCCAGCCTTTACACCACATTACTTTTCCGACTAACAGATTCCCCACAGGAAAACCTTCAAAGATGGAAGTCCATGAAGGAGGCTGCCAGCCTGGCCATCCTAAAGGAAGGCGGCACCATAAGCCACCAGCACGGAGTTGGGATGGATCATAGAGAATATCTTGAGGCCGAGAAGGGAAGCTTGGGCATCCAAATCCTAAGAAGGGTTTTCTCAGGGTTGGACCCTCAAGAGAGGTTTAATCCGGGAAAGCTTCTGGGGTGA
- a CDS encoding FAD-dependent oxidoreductase, whose translation MARRFDYELVVIGGGIGGLVASVTASSLGKKVAIVEKRRLGGNCTSLTCIPSKALVRAGHVNHLLEKAREYGLGFPGVEAMDKRGVMARVRSVVEAAYAKDLPETFEAIGIKVISGRACFLDRHHVKVEGTTVSSEKFIIAAGTRPLIPKIPGLEEVPFLTNESVYQLETLPESILILGGGADGLEYACAFRNLGMDVTVVQRGKRLLPRQERFALEHAEG comes from the coding sequence ATGGCAAGGAGGTTCGATTACGAGCTTGTGGTAATAGGAGGGGGAATAGGCGGACTTGTGGCTTCGGTTACGGCAAGCAGCCTGGGCAAGAAAGTGGCCATAGTGGAGAAGAGGCGGCTCGGGGGGAACTGCACATCTTTGACCTGTATCCCGAGTAAGGCACTTGTTCGGGCAGGTCATGTGAATCATCTCTTGGAGAAGGCCCGGGAGTATGGTCTTGGATTCCCAGGTGTAGAAGCAATGGACAAAAGGGGAGTAATGGCCAGAGTGAGATCTGTGGTGGAGGCCGCCTATGCAAAGGATTTGCCAGAAACCTTTGAGGCCATAGGCATAAAAGTGATCTCAGGACGTGCCTGTTTTTTGGACAGGCATCATGTAAAGGTGGAAGGTACAACAGTATCCAGTGAGAAGTTCATCATAGCCGCTGGTACAAGGCCACTGATACCCAAGATACCGGGGCTGGAAGAAGTGCCATTTTTGACCAATGAGTCGGTTTACCAGTTGGAAACTCTCCCTGAGTCCATCCTCATCCTGGGCGGGGGGGCCGATGGACTGGAATATGCCTGTGCCTTCCGGAACCTGGGCATGGATGTCACGGTTGTGCAAAGGGGGAAACGGCTCCTCCCGAGGCAGGAGCGTTTTGCCCTGGAACATGCGGAAGGTTAG
- a CDS encoding NAD(P)/FAD-dependent oxidoreductase — translation MPRKSVDVVVVGSGPNGLSAAIAMAKEGYSVLVLEGAAEAGGGLRTQELTLPGFVHDVCATVHALGICSPFLKSLNLEHYGLKWVFPPAALAHPLEDGTAVILRCGAENLERDLGKDGALLGEMIEPMLDDWGSFLEDLLGAKWFPRRPLNFARFGFKALLPALRLARKRFESTRAQALFAGLAAHSMLPLDRIGSAAVGLLLGAAAVRWGWPLASGGSRSLASALSQCLESMGGEIQVGHWVRDLKEIPTSKLVFLDLTPRNLARIAQGSLPGAYLKRLGSHALGPGAYKMDWALSGPIPAIAFQQVASIKRLAKNSCYS, via the coding sequence ATGCCTAGGAAATCTGTGGATGTGGTGGTCGTGGGATCAGGTCCCAATGGCCTTTCAGCCGCTATAGCCATGGCAAAAGAGGGATATTCGGTCTTGGTCTTGGAGGGGGCAGCAGAGGCCGGTGGTGGACTTCGCACACAAGAGCTGACACTCCCCGGGTTTGTACATGACGTATGTGCCACGGTTCATGCATTGGGGATCTGTTCACCTTTTCTTAAATCTCTGAATCTGGAGCATTACGGTTTGAAGTGGGTCTTTCCCCCGGCCGCTCTGGCGCATCCACTGGAAGACGGCACTGCGGTGATATTGAGGTGCGGAGCCGAGAACCTGGAACGTGACCTGGGCAAGGATGGTGCCTTGCTCGGGGAAATGATAGAGCCCATGTTGGATGACTGGGGGAGCTTTCTGGAGGATTTGCTTGGGGCCAAGTGGTTCCCAAGGCGTCCTTTAAACTTTGCCAGGTTTGGTTTCAAAGCTCTTTTGCCGGCTTTGAGATTGGCCCGGAAAAGATTCGAAAGCACGAGGGCCCAAGCGCTTTTTGCCGGGCTGGCGGCCCATTCCATGCTTCCTTTGGACAGAATTGGGAGCGCTGCCGTCGGCCTTTTGCTTGGGGCAGCTGCCGTGAGATGGGGTTGGCCCCTGGCCTCGGGTGGCTCAAGGAGCCTGGCTTCAGCCCTATCACAATGCCTGGAATCTATGGGCGGAGAGATTCAGGTGGGCCATTGGGTCAGAGATCTCAAAGAGATACCCACGTCCAAGCTTGTGTTTTTGGATTTGACACCCAGAAACCTGGCCCGGATTGCCCAGGGCAGTCTTCCCGGGGCTTATTTGAAAAGACTCGGCAGCCATGCTTTGGGGCCCGGAGCTTACAAGATGGACTGGGCCTTATCGGGCCCAATCCCTGCCATAGCATTTCAACAGGTAGCCAGCATTAAAAGATTGGCGAAGAATTCTTGCTACTCTTAA
- a CDS encoding endo alpha-1,4 polygalactosaminidase — protein sequence MKMLKVFSLGFLAIYFCSGIARAQLPEPVPCEGCWIPSLVTSWQWQLQGKVDPRVQAQMYDIDLFENSPELIQELHETGRRVVCYMSAGTWENWRPDKELFPEEVIGKRYKAWKGERWLDIRRLDLLAEPIRARLDLCKEKGFDGVEFDNIDGYLHDTGFPISYRDQLLYNIFLANEAHLRGLNAGYKNNPEQVQELLPYFDWVLVEQCVQFDECEIYLPFVQSGKPVMAVEYKGTTSKICSVLNSLNFNGLKKKKSLKAWGVSCR from the coding sequence ATGAAAATGCTAAAGGTTTTCTCGTTGGGTTTTCTAGCCATTTACTTTTGCTCAGGGATTGCCCGGGCTCAGCTTCCGGAACCTGTTCCATGTGAAGGCTGCTGGATTCCATCCCTGGTGACAAGCTGGCAGTGGCAGCTGCAAGGCAAGGTAGACCCTCGGGTACAGGCACAGATGTATGATATTGACCTGTTCGAGAACAGCCCCGAATTGATCCAGGAGCTTCATGAAACCGGCCGCAGGGTGGTTTGTTACATGAGCGCTGGGACTTGGGAGAACTGGAGGCCTGACAAGGAGCTTTTCCCTGAAGAGGTCATAGGTAAGAGGTACAAGGCTTGGAAAGGTGAGAGGTGGCTGGACATAAGACGTTTGGACCTGCTGGCAGAACCCATTAGGGCCCGATTGGACCTGTGCAAGGAAAAGGGCTTTGACGGTGTGGAATTTGACAACATAGACGGGTACCTGCATGACACCGGATTCCCCATTAGCTATAGGGATCAGCTCTTGTACAACATTTTTCTGGCCAACGAAGCTCATTTGAGAGGCCTGAATGCGGGTTACAAGAATAATCCCGAGCAAGTCCAAGAATTGCTTCCTTATTTTGACTGGGTCCTTGTGGAACAATGTGTACAATTTGATGAATGCGAGATATACCTGCCTTTTGTGCAATCCGGAAAACCCGTCATGGCCGTAGAGTACAAGGGTACTACTTCAAAAATTTGTTCAGTTCTAAATAGCTTGAATTTCAACGGTTTGAAGAAAAAGAAATCCCTTAAGGCTTGGGGGGTTTCTTGTCGCTAG
- a CDS encoding flavodoxin family protein has product MKVLGILGSPRVGGNSDILLEQALAGARDAGAQVEKIVLAHKKISGCLDCDQCDETGICVIQDDMLEIKEKILEADSIIHSVPVYFWSMTAQMKAYLDRWCVFFDSEWRWHKHIYPKMKGKRIGLITVCGDRDVRTGDPIVTSFKNTAEFSKLSWIGAVQASAGPKGEIEKDQKAKAEAYRLGQRAAGQEP; this is encoded by the coding sequence ATGAAAGTATTAGGGATCCTGGGAAGCCCGCGCGTGGGGGGAAACAGTGACATTCTTCTGGAGCAAGCCTTGGCGGGGGCCAGGGATGCTGGAGCCCAGGTGGAAAAAATAGTCCTGGCCCACAAGAAGATCTCCGGCTGCCTGGACTGCGACCAGTGCGACGAGACAGGAATCTGCGTCATACAGGACGACATGTTGGAGATAAAGGAAAAGATCCTAGAGGCCGATTCCATCATACACAGCGTGCCTGTCTATTTCTGGTCCATGACCGCCCAGATGAAGGCTTACCTGGACCGTTGGTGCGTCTTTTTCGACAGTGAATGGCGCTGGCACAAGCACATCTATCCAAAGATGAAAGGAAAGAGGATCGGTCTTATAACGGTCTGTGGAGACAGGGACGTTCGCACGGGAGATCCCATAGTCACAAGCTTTAAAAACACTGCTGAGTTCTCCAAGCTGAGCTGGATAGGCGCTGTTCAGGCCTCGGCAGGCCCCAAGGGTGAAATAGAAAAGGACCAGAAAGCCAAGGCAGAGGCTTACAGGCTGGGCCAAAGGGCTGCCGGTCAGGAGCCCTAA
- a CDS encoding GNAT family N-acetyltransferase, with product MGQHEMKFVFRKAGSDDLTDIRGLLSHLEYATYSTELSSVYESLLKDDSYQCILALAPPDYEVVGMVTLRTFAVLRLAGYQTSIEELVVLPKWRGLGLGRALVTMAVEAAKKSGSVRLEVISSENRESTRRMFYEKAGLKSARSRIYRLDISRRTDKPHQTKAQASNKQIFSGELA from the coding sequence ATGGGTCAGCATGAAATGAAGTTTGTCTTTCGCAAGGCAGGTTCGGATGACCTGACTGATATACGGGGGCTTTTGTCCCATCTGGAGTACGCCACTTATTCCACGGAGCTTTCCTCAGTGTATGAATCTCTTCTGAAGGATGACTCCTACCAATGTATTTTGGCCCTGGCGCCTCCTGACTACGAGGTAGTCGGCATGGTCACACTCCGCACTTTTGCTGTGCTTCGACTGGCCGGATATCAAACAAGCATAGAGGAACTGGTAGTGCTTCCCAAGTGGCGTGGCCTGGGGTTGGGACGTGCCCTGGTGACCATGGCAGTGGAGGCAGCCAAGAAGAGCGGATCTGTACGCTTGGAAGTCATTAGCAGCGAAAACCGGGAAAGTACCCGTCGAATGTTCTACGAGAAGGCTGGTCTGAAGAGTGCCAGATCCCGCATTTACCGTCTGGATATTTCTAGAAGGACAGATAAGCCTCATCAAACAAAGGCCCAGGCTTCCAACAAACAAATCTTCTCAGGAGAATTGGCATGA
- a CDS encoding cyclic nucleotide-binding domain-containing protein produces the protein MFLQRVELFKDLPQAVLGEISSASEEIAVSRGDFPLRAGQPAQYLYVLAEGRARVTIGEKAHIHFLSCDPGDIFGWPSLVDRPTYTASVECLEDCKFLRIPRERLAQILAKDPSSQATFYKRLAGIIGQRLISAYETVLAAYREQGPPSYG, from the coding sequence ATGTTTCTTCAGAGGGTAGAGCTTTTCAAGGATCTGCCACAGGCCGTTTTAGGGGAGATATCATCCGCATCCGAGGAAATCGCAGTGTCCAGGGGCGATTTCCCCTTGAGAGCGGGCCAACCAGCGCAGTATCTTTATGTCCTGGCGGAGGGCAGGGCAAGGGTTACCATAGGCGAAAAGGCTCACATCCATTTCCTTTCTTGCGATCCCGGGGACATCTTCGGCTGGCCGAGTCTGGTGGACCGACCCACCTACACCGCATCCGTAGAATGCCTGGAGGATTGCAAGTTTTTGAGAATCCCCAGGGAGAGGCTGGCCCAAATCCTGGCCAAGGATCCATCCAGCCAGGCCACCTTCTACAAGCGCCTGGCAGGAATCATAGGCCAGCGCCTCATAAGCGCCTATGAGACGGTCTTGGCCGCTTACAGGGAGCAGGGGCCTCCTTCGTACGGCTAG